A region of Legionella donaldsonii DNA encodes the following proteins:
- a CDS encoding BolA family protein — translation MSREQRITDLLSTELNPFFLTVEDESHKHHVPVGAETHFKLVIVSEKFAKLTLIARHRLVNGLLSQEFNNGLHALSLHLYTKEEWETRHRTTTNSPACRDGYRHG, via the coding sequence ATGTCACGCGAACAACGAATCACTGACTTACTCTCTACAGAATTAAACCCTTTCTTTCTGACTGTTGAAGATGAGTCCCATAAACATCATGTCCCTGTAGGTGCTGAAACCCATTTTAAGCTCGTCATTGTCTCTGAAAAATTTGCTAAATTAACTCTCATCGCGCGCCATCGTTTAGTTAACGGGTTATTGTCGCAAGAATTTAATAACGGTTTACACGCTTTAAGTCTGCATTTATATACTAAGGAAGAATGGGAAACTCGCCATAGAACCACCACTAACTCACCTGCATGCCGTGATGGTTATCGCCATGGATAA
- a CDS encoding pilin, with translation MKQKGFTLIELMIVIAILGILISLAVPAYQDHLMKARVVEGLNLASTAKSAVAETTSSDHALPATQEATGYTSPAPTPNVKSITIGAKGVITITYTPKAGDGTILLVPTLQSTGELTWTCNTGTLASKYRPASCRS, from the coding sequence ATGAAACAAAAGGGTTTCACTCTTATTGAGTTGATGATCGTCATAGCCATTTTAGGGATTCTCATCTCTCTTGCAGTTCCTGCTTATCAGGATCACCTAATGAAAGCTCGAGTCGTAGAGGGTTTAAATTTAGCTTCTACAGCAAAGAGTGCTGTCGCTGAAACAACCTCGTCTGATCATGCTTTGCCTGCTACTCAGGAAGCAACGGGTTATACGAGTCCTGCCCCCACTCCGAATGTTAAGTCAATTACTATAGGGGCTAAGGGTGTGATTACTATCACTTACACTCCAAAGGCAGGCGACGGCACCATATTACTTGTTCCGACTCTCCAGTCTACTGGTGAGTTAACCTGGACTTGTAATACAGGAACTTTGGCGTCTAAGTACCGTCCAGCGAGTTGCCGCAGTTAA
- a CDS encoding 6-phosphofructokinase encodes MSIKNAIYAQSGGVTAVINASACGVIQTARLHSDKIAKVYAAQNGIIGALNEQLIDTSLESAEDIAKLMHTPSGAFGSCRYKLKDDGAEYARLIDVFKAHNIGYFFYNGGGDSQDTAHKISKLGSSMGYPITCIGIPKTVDNDLPFTDTCPGFGSVAKYVAISTMEAGFDVASMAASSTKVFILEVMGRHAGWIAAASGLAGQNAQEPPHIILFPEVPFVQQAFLKKVDDCVKKYGYCVVVVSEGIRNEEGQFLSDAGLRDAFGHAQLGGVAPVIAQLVKTELGYKYHWAVADYLQRAARHIASQVDLEQAYALGKAAVELALSGHNAIMPIIKREQDSPYRWSIDHVSLAEVANQEKSMPAEFIGADGMSITEACRRYLAPLIQGEAYPPYKNGLPEYVRLKNQLVAQKL; translated from the coding sequence ATGTCGATTAAAAATGCAATTTATGCCCAATCAGGCGGGGTGACAGCGGTTATTAACGCTTCAGCTTGTGGTGTTATTCAAACAGCACGCCTTCATTCTGATAAAATAGCGAAAGTCTACGCGGCTCAAAATGGCATTATTGGAGCCCTCAATGAACAATTGATTGATACGTCTTTGGAAAGCGCTGAAGACATTGCAAAACTGATGCATACACCGTCAGGGGCTTTTGGCTCATGCCGTTATAAATTGAAAGATGATGGCGCTGAATATGCACGTTTGATTGATGTCTTTAAGGCACATAATATTGGTTATTTCTTTTACAATGGTGGCGGTGACTCGCAAGATACAGCTCATAAGATATCCAAATTAGGAAGCAGCATGGGCTATCCTATTACCTGTATCGGCATTCCCAAAACGGTGGATAACGATTTACCCTTCACCGATACTTGCCCCGGTTTTGGTTCAGTTGCAAAATATGTGGCAATTTCCACCATGGAAGCCGGTTTTGATGTCGCTTCCATGGCAGCCTCTTCAACGAAAGTGTTCATTCTTGAAGTGATGGGTCGTCATGCAGGATGGATCGCTGCTGCCAGTGGTTTGGCAGGCCAAAATGCTCAAGAGCCACCTCATATTATTCTATTTCCTGAAGTCCCTTTTGTTCAGCAAGCTTTCCTGAAGAAAGTGGACGATTGTGTAAAAAAATATGGATATTGTGTTGTTGTTGTTTCTGAAGGTATTCGGAATGAAGAAGGACAATTTTTAAGTGATGCCGGTTTACGGGATGCCTTTGGCCATGCGCAGTTAGGTGGCGTTGCTCCAGTGATTGCGCAGCTGGTAAAAACTGAACTCGGTTATAAATACCATTGGGCAGTTGCTGACTACCTGCAACGTGCGGCACGTCATATTGCCTCTCAAGTCGACCTTGAGCAAGCCTATGCCCTGGGTAAAGCAGCCGTTGAATTGGCTTTAAGCGGCCATAATGCCATTATGCCGATTATTAAACGCGAACAAGATTCACCCTATCGCTGGTCCATTGATCATGTCTCTCTGGCAGAGGTAGCCAATCAGGAAAAATCCATGCCGGCAGAATTTATTGGAGCAGATGGGATGAGTATTACTGAGGCTTGCCGCCGTTATTTAGCACCTCTCATTCAGGGTGAAGCTTATCCGCCTTATAAAAATGGCTTACCTGAGTATGTGCGTTTGAAAAATCAGTTAGTAGCGCAAAAACTTTAG
- the letS gene encoding two-component system sensor histidine kinase LetS → MKRLGIKYQLRITTLIPVLLVALLFAVFYNGQFNKDLELHMSRLGEAYIRQLLPAAQFAMMRNDNRTLQGLINASTVNPEIKALAFYGAHGQLLAYRGGKHSIHKPFRPPEFTGDYIERKQIKPYLINFLAPVTIPKFNLYSTIPFKISSNPIAPQADDILGWLSIDIDTQSVLIKRYQMYIITIFITLLGLLISLTIHYFLSKRIYLPISRLRRSMKQILSNEFETQIKVSSPGELGIIEQGCAHLQKQYLNNVHELNHHIETATADLQQSLELLEEKNIQLSLEKKKFEEKSRQKSEFIANMSHEIRTPMNGVIGFTNVLLESKLDSLQLDYVKTIKSSAQDLLAIINDILDYSKMDAGKLHLDCIPLDIRACIDEVLALTTPNAHKKGIDLIPATEINVPKTVLGDPLRLKQIITNLVSNAVKFTDHGYVLIRTCIEQESDKDYTLCLSVTDTGIGISTEDQGKLFHAFNQADTTITRRFGGSGLGLVICKKLTEAMQGRISLTSEPNKGSTFSVRVKLEKLAAYEVEKHQSHRFGHLKVLCYDDNPLYLEAMCNGLGYWGIECVRINTFNQLEKAFTEHTDCSLAFINVNEGCEKQVAQVIRKQSIDCILVSKWLIHEPEALGARAFLFKPISIQKLHDILESLINQVTQVSTANQELDQLRSQLRVARPDILIAEDNPVNRMLLNSLLGEHSSIETVDNGEEAVTACQSKRYNVILLDLQMPKLNGLDAAHLIRHKSMLNKQTPIIVISANSTELSNEKLKKAGVDLCLQKPIDETQLLNHLLRIIKKAKPSAIDWQLCVQKVSGNKALAEEFLVRFVEELRKNRQEFIKLMHDKDVKGLENAAHKLHGACCFCGVPHLQIQVTRLEKQAKQVKKIDELKSAFAELIQSIDEVIDEFDNLYQASPSK, encoded by the coding sequence ATGAAAAGACTCGGTATAAAATACCAATTACGAATTACTACGCTAATACCCGTCCTTTTGGTCGCCCTCCTGTTTGCAGTCTTTTACAATGGCCAATTTAACAAAGATTTGGAATTACATATGTCGCGTCTGGGCGAGGCTTATATCCGCCAACTTTTACCAGCCGCCCAATTTGCCATGATGCGCAATGATAATAGAACCTTACAAGGCTTAATTAATGCTTCCACAGTGAATCCCGAAATTAAAGCATTGGCTTTTTACGGTGCCCACGGTCAATTGTTAGCCTACCGGGGCGGCAAACATTCTATTCACAAACCGTTTAGACCACCTGAATTTACTGGCGACTATATCGAAAGAAAACAAATAAAACCCTACCTTATTAACTTTTTAGCGCCTGTTACTATTCCTAAATTTAATCTCTACTCAACTATCCCTTTTAAAATATCCAGCAACCCTATCGCCCCTCAAGCAGACGATATTTTAGGATGGCTGTCTATCGACATTGATACTCAATCCGTACTGATTAAACGTTATCAGATGTACATCATTACTATCTTTATTACTTTGCTGGGTTTGTTAATCAGCTTGACGATCCATTATTTTCTCTCAAAACGAATTTACCTTCCGATTTCTCGTTTACGCCGCAGTATGAAACAAATACTCAGCAATGAATTTGAAACACAGATAAAAGTATCCAGTCCCGGTGAACTAGGGATTATTGAGCAAGGTTGTGCCCATCTGCAAAAACAGTACTTAAATAACGTCCACGAACTGAATCACCATATTGAAACGGCCACGGCAGATTTACAACAAAGCCTGGAATTGCTGGAAGAAAAGAATATTCAATTATCGCTAGAAAAAAAGAAATTTGAAGAGAAAAGCCGGCAAAAATCTGAATTTATTGCCAATATGAGTCACGAAATCCGCACACCGATGAATGGTGTCATTGGTTTTACCAATGTACTATTGGAAAGCAAGCTAGACAGCTTGCAATTAGATTATGTCAAAACAATTAAATCCTCTGCGCAAGATTTATTAGCGATTATTAATGACATATTGGATTATTCAAAAATGGATGCAGGCAAATTGCATTTAGATTGCATCCCTCTCGATATCCGCGCTTGCATTGATGAGGTATTGGCACTAACGACCCCTAATGCGCATAAAAAAGGAATCGATCTCATTCCTGCCACTGAAATTAATGTTCCCAAAACAGTGCTCGGCGATCCTTTGCGGCTGAAGCAAATTATTACCAATCTAGTCAGTAACGCAGTCAAATTCACTGATCATGGCTATGTTCTTATTCGTACTTGTATTGAGCAGGAAAGCGATAAAGATTACACCTTATGCCTATCAGTCACTGATACCGGCATTGGCATTTCAACTGAAGATCAAGGCAAGTTGTTTCATGCCTTTAACCAGGCAGATACGACTATTACACGTCGTTTTGGTGGTTCAGGTTTGGGCTTGGTTATCTGCAAGAAACTCACTGAGGCCATGCAAGGACGCATTTCACTGACCAGCGAACCCAATAAAGGTTCAACTTTTTCTGTACGAGTCAAACTGGAAAAACTGGCTGCTTATGAAGTTGAAAAACATCAAAGCCACCGGTTTGGCCACCTCAAAGTCCTTTGTTATGATGATAATCCTTTATATCTGGAAGCGATGTGCAATGGCCTGGGTTATTGGGGAATTGAGTGTGTGCGCATCAATACCTTTAATCAGCTTGAAAAGGCGTTTACTGAACACACTGATTGTTCTTTAGCGTTTATCAATGTGAATGAAGGTTGTGAAAAACAAGTCGCCCAAGTAATTCGTAAACAATCTATCGATTGTATTCTCGTCTCTAAATGGCTCATCCATGAACCTGAAGCCCTTGGCGCCAGGGCCTTTTTATTCAAACCCATTAGTATTCAAAAATTGCATGACATCCTTGAATCCCTTATTAACCAAGTTACTCAAGTCTCAACAGCCAATCAAGAGCTCGATCAATTGCGCTCCCAACTCCGCGTCGCACGCCCGGATATTTTAATCGCCGAAGATAATCCCGTTAATCGCATGTTGCTCAATTCGCTCTTAGGGGAGCATAGTAGTATTGAAACGGTCGATAATGGCGAAGAAGCAGTAACTGCTTGTCAAAGTAAACGATACAATGTGATCTTACTCGATCTGCAAATGCCCAAACTGAATGGACTCGATGCGGCACATCTTATCCGTCACAAATCAATGTTAAATAAACAGACGCCAATTATTGTGATAAGTGCGAACAGTACTGAACTCAGTAACGAAAAGTTAAAAAAGGCAGGGGTTGATCTTTGTCTGCAAAAACCAATAGACGAAACACAATTACTTAACCATCTATTACGCATTATAAAAAAGGCAAAACCTTCCGCGATAGACTGGCAACTATGTGTACAAAAGGTCTCTGGTAATAAAGCCCTGGCCGAGGAATTTCTTGTCCGTTTTGTCGAGGAATTAAGAAAAAATCGCCAGGAATTTATTAAACTCATGCATGATAAAGATGTAAAAGGCCTGGAAAATGCCGCTCATAAATTGCATGGCGCTTGCTGCTTTTGTGGCGTTCCCCACCTGCAAATACAAGTCACTCGTTTGGAAAAACAAGCCAAGCAAGTGAAAAAAATAGACGAGTTAAAATCAGCCTTTGCAGAACTTATTCAAAGCATTGATGAAGTTATTGATGAATTTGACAATTTGTATCAAGCCAGTCCTTCTAAATGA